One Solea senegalensis isolate Sse05_10M linkage group LG3, IFAPA_SoseM_1, whole genome shotgun sequence genomic window carries:
- the tmem256 gene encoding transmembrane protein 256, with product MNASVIVRRLAALSGASAVTAGAYGAHGFKNTDPDDYQIMIFETANKYHFYHSLALLGAAHCGKPALAGTLLIAGMGMFCGSLYHQAMTKDPALRKVAPIGGMALIAGWVAMVL from the exons ATGAACGCCTCTGTTATTGTCCGAAGATTAGCAGCCCTGTCAGGAGCTTCGGCGGTGACAGCAGGGGCGTACGGTGCTCACG gtTTCAAAAACACTGACCCTGATGACTACCAGATAATG ATTTTTGAAACTGCCAACAAGTACCATTTCTACCACAGCTTGGCACTGCTGGGTGCTGCGCACTGTGGCAAACCCGCTCTG GCTGGTACACTCCTCATAGCTGGCATGGGGATGTTCTGTGGCTCCCTGTATCACCAGGCTATGACGAAGGACCCCGCTCTACGCAAGGTGGCTCCCATAGGGGGCATGGCTTTGATTGCTGGCTGGGTGGCCATGGTTCTCTGA